Proteins co-encoded in one Bacillus infantis NRRL B-14911 genomic window:
- a CDS encoding MerR family transcriptional regulator, with protein MKINWIACSIFCLAISIAGGSWYIGTALKKENTEAEVQEAVQPQMLMKPDEAAAYLGISMEDFQKLGPFDQQNYDEGSIPFIRIGYKVYFTRTALDSWLSSEGYMIFQ; from the coding sequence ATGAAAATCAATTGGATAGCTTGCTCTATTTTCTGTTTGGCGATCAGTATTGCAGGGGGAAGCTGGTATATCGGCACAGCATTGAAGAAGGAGAACACAGAAGCAGAAGTTCAGGAAGCTGTTCAGCCTCAAATGCTGATGAAGCCTGATGAAGCTGCAGCCTATTTAGGCATTAGCATGGAGGATTTTCAGAAACTAGGGCCTTTTGACCAGCAAAATTATGATGAAGGATCCATCCCATTTATTAGAATTGGATATAAGGTTTATTTTACCAGGACGGCCCTTGATTCATGGCTGAGTTCAGAAGGCTATATGATCTTTCAATAA
- a CDS encoding YwqG family protein, with protein MKQEKLIRHNDRETFEKTRKEFVQLELVKPEYELRLWESKAGGNPYMPKGTQYPLNQAGEPLHLLAQLNLGKLPKLPDFPDKGILSFYIDLNDDVFGMNFDQQDDQSGFRVLFFEDVEENEENLVTDFSAIDEHRSNCEYEVLEGGEFMVKGKASSMYIAAGDYRFDEVIGESSLNYFERLAEEEMPEGYEEVDDLYNDYSNPEGEVHHQMGGYPYFTQMDPREDGSRYDTLLFQLDSDYDKVSEKYAVIWGDVGICNFFINVSDLKARRFDRVLFNWDCC; from the coding sequence ATGAAACAGGAAAAATTAATACGCCATAATGATCGGGAAACATTTGAAAAGACGAGGAAAGAGTTTGTGCAGCTAGAACTTGTAAAGCCTGAATATGAGCTTCGGCTCTGGGAAAGCAAGGCTGGAGGAAATCCTTACATGCCAAAAGGCACCCAATATCCTCTTAATCAAGCAGGGGAGCCCCTTCATTTGCTTGCCCAGCTAAATTTAGGCAAACTCCCTAAACTGCCGGATTTTCCGGACAAAGGCATTCTATCTTTTTACATCGACTTAAATGATGATGTTTTCGGGATGAATTTTGATCAGCAGGATGACCAGTCAGGCTTCCGTGTCCTATTTTTTGAGGATGTGGAGGAAAATGAAGAAAATCTGGTCACAGACTTTTCCGCTATAGATGAACACCGTTCCAATTGTGAATATGAAGTTCTCGAAGGCGGAGAGTTTATGGTTAAAGGAAAAGCTTCAAGTATGTATATAGCAGCAGGGGATTACCGGTTTGATGAAGTGATCGGGGAATCAAGCCTAAATTATTTCGAAAGGCTGGCAGAAGAAGAAATGCCAGAAGGATATGAAGAGGTTGACGACCTTTATAATGACTACAGCAATCCTGAGGGAGAAGTCCACCATCAGATGGGCGGCTACCCTTATTTCACACAGATGGATCCGCGTGAGGACGGAAGCAGATATGATACCCTCCTGTTCCAGCTGGACAGCGATTATGACAAGGTCAGTGAAAAATACGCGGTCATTTGGGGGGATGTCGGCATCTGTAATTTTTTTATTAACGTAAGCGACCTGAAGGCACGCCGGTTTGACCGGGTGCTGTTTAACTGGGACTGCTGCTGA